In Streptomyces sp. 840.1, one DNA window encodes the following:
- a CDS encoding DUF4365 domain-containing protein codes for MPKVPESRRIGRVAVNEVRSLLERHGHIVQEIDGSNDHGEDLLITFVDNGQRTEDSLTVQVKGGDSTRTKRGHRVPVGDHGDNWRDGSLPVLCVVHDAGRGGLFWANATRQLRRGRALRKKVKSIVVSRESLLDDANLTAFVQVMRRYLAREREGVGRWADMANVEFAPDDIVKPFENEVHEPMVFWQRRGEPYAVLLHHDLDWEPVRIQERMLRFEPIPWIGNVILDIAEAHWLMGCFKSTEWWRRPIDHRESAGPREASSPP; via the coding sequence ATGCCGAAGGTGCCAGAATCCAGGCGTATCGGACGGGTGGCAGTGAATGAGGTGCGATCACTGCTGGAACGACACGGCCACATCGTTCAGGAGATAGACGGCAGTAACGACCATGGCGAGGATCTACTCATCACCTTTGTCGATAACGGACAGCGGACGGAGGATTCCCTGACCGTTCAGGTGAAGGGTGGAGACTCGACCCGAACCAAACGCGGGCACCGCGTACCGGTGGGCGATCACGGCGACAACTGGCGCGATGGCAGTCTTCCCGTTCTCTGTGTGGTTCACGATGCCGGGCGCGGAGGGCTTTTCTGGGCCAATGCGACCCGTCAGCTTCGTCGGGGCAGGGCGCTGCGTAAGAAAGTGAAGTCGATCGTCGTCTCCCGGGAGTCCCTACTGGACGACGCGAACCTCACAGCATTCGTGCAGGTCATGCGGCGCTACCTGGCACGGGAACGCGAGGGGGTCGGTAGGTGGGCGGATATGGCGAACGTCGAGTTCGCTCCGGACGACATCGTCAAACCCTTCGAGAACGAGGTCCACGAACCCATGGTCTTCTGGCAGCGTCGCGGTGAGCCGTACGCGGTACTGCTCCACCATGACCTGGATTGGGAGCCGGTGCGCATTCAGGAGAGGATGCTCCGATTCGAGCCGATCCCCTGGATCGGAAACGTCATCCTCGACATTGCGGAAGCACACTGGCTGATGGGCTGTTTCAAGTCTACGGAGTGGTGGCGCCGTCCGATCGACCATCGTGAATCCGCTGGGCCCCGCGAGGCCTCCAGCCCGCCGTGA
- a CDS encoding YncE family protein has product MRTRSISTATALAVLFSSVVLSAAAAGPASAVTATIGSPATVGSPAGIVVDGVGQRVFVGDDTNDRIIATDYTGKIVDSVSGIDGIFDLALSDDGTTLYAAARVSHEIVALDAATLDIKARYPVATSIGPLFVEFAGGRAWFSYEDQSDGHGNLGSVDPAVDPAGGTDPVTLGQLSRDSGFGGAPFLDTDPSAPGLLAVGATDFFDRTKDLMAVVDVSGVTPQVTAWHDGDYSLNYVSDIDLVPGTRQVLVDGTDRHAYADGKFTAAGAYPAGQRADIAPNGLVAQISGANVSVYRPGATKPIRTYAADTSTLAWAPDASRIFALVSSPRGYTLKALTDPTLNVPSLTVNAPSSAARGKQLTVTGKLSATVPLPSGVRLQVTRTDLESPKGKALPAVTLKSDGSYTFKDTPQAGGTVTYKVAYAGDAAHMAVSTSDKVTVPHAKPALTLNKNGNIYAYGADVSFTAHLGSTYKNRTVEIWANPFGGDKPNKLLKTGKVNSSGNVSATVDMTRDTEVTAVFKGDTRTAPRTVKSTAYARVKASTAVSKHYKTAKIGSTSYYWFHKKTDPLLTTTMTYYKGRKQRLDLQVYSGGKWYSAGSEYFPLGTNGKSAVRLGAPGQSGIKARMRPVYVNASSGDTVNTTTYGSWKYLYFSN; this is encoded by the coding sequence GTGCGTACGCGCAGCATCTCGACCGCGACAGCGCTCGCGGTCCTCTTCAGTTCGGTGGTACTGAGTGCCGCCGCGGCCGGTCCCGCGTCGGCGGTCACCGCGACCATCGGCTCGCCCGCGACCGTCGGCTCGCCCGCGGGCATCGTCGTCGACGGCGTCGGACAACGGGTCTTCGTCGGCGACGACACGAACGACAGGATCATCGCCACCGACTACACCGGCAAGATCGTCGACTCGGTGAGCGGCATCGACGGGATCTTCGACCTGGCTCTCTCCGACGACGGCACCACCCTGTACGCGGCGGCGCGGGTCAGCCACGAGATCGTGGCCCTGGACGCGGCCACCCTCGACATCAAGGCCCGGTACCCCGTGGCCACCAGCATCGGCCCGCTGTTCGTCGAGTTCGCCGGCGGCAGGGCCTGGTTCTCCTACGAGGATCAGTCGGACGGCCACGGCAACCTGGGCTCGGTCGACCCGGCGGTGGACCCGGCCGGGGGGACGGACCCGGTGACGCTCGGGCAGCTCTCCCGGGATTCCGGGTTCGGGGGCGCGCCGTTCCTCGACACCGACCCGTCCGCACCTGGACTGCTGGCCGTCGGCGCGACCGACTTCTTCGACAGGACCAAGGACCTGATGGCCGTCGTCGACGTCTCCGGCGTCACGCCCCAGGTGACCGCCTGGCACGACGGCGACTACTCGCTGAACTACGTCAGCGACATCGACCTCGTGCCCGGTACCCGGCAGGTGCTGGTCGACGGCACGGACCGGCACGCCTACGCAGACGGGAAGTTCACCGCCGCCGGCGCCTACCCGGCCGGGCAGCGCGCGGACATCGCCCCGAACGGTCTGGTCGCCCAGATCAGCGGCGCGAACGTGTCGGTCTACCGGCCCGGCGCGACCAAGCCGATCCGCACATACGCCGCCGACACCTCCACCCTCGCCTGGGCCCCGGACGCCTCCCGGATCTTCGCGCTGGTGAGCTCGCCCCGCGGCTACACCCTCAAGGCGCTCACCGACCCGACGCTGAACGTCCCGAGCCTGACGGTGAACGCCCCGTCGTCCGCCGCGCGCGGCAAACAGCTCACCGTGACCGGGAAGCTGTCGGCGACAGTGCCGCTGCCGAGCGGCGTCAGACTCCAGGTCACCCGTACCGACCTGGAGAGCCCCAAGGGCAAGGCGCTGCCCGCTGTCACGCTGAAGTCGGACGGTTCGTACACCTTCAAGGACACCCCGCAGGCCGGCGGCACGGTGACCTACAAGGTCGCCTACGCGGGCGACGCCGCGCACATGGCGGTCAGCACGTCCGACAAGGTCACGGTTCCCCACGCGAAGCCGGCGCTGACCCTGAACAAGAACGGCAACATCTACGCCTACGGCGCCGACGTCTCCTTTACCGCGCACCTGGGCTCGACGTACAAGAACCGCACGGTCGAGATCTGGGCGAACCCTTTCGGCGGCGACAAGCCCAACAAGCTGCTGAAGACCGGGAAGGTCAACTCCAGCGGCAACGTTTCCGCGACGGTGGACATGACGCGGGACACGGAAGTCACCGCGGTCTTCAAGGGGGACACCCGCACCGCGCCCAGGACGGTGAAGTCCACCGCATACGCCCGGGTCAAGGCGTCCACCGCCGTCTCCAAGCACTACAAGACGGCCAAGATCGGCTCGACGTCGTACTACTGGTTCCACAAGAAGACCGATCCGCTGCTCACGACGACCATGACCTACTACAAGGGGCGTAAGCAACGTCTCGACCTCCAGGTCTACTCGGGCGGAAAGTGGTACTCCGCCGGCTCGGAGTACTTCCCGCTCGGCACGAACGGAAAGTCCGCCGTACGCCTGGGGGCGCCGGGGCAGTCCGGGATCAAGGCGCGGATGCGTCCGGTGTACGTCAACGCGTCGTCCGGCGACACCGTGAACACCACGACGTACGGCTCGTGGAAGTACCTGTACTTCTCCAACTAG
- a CDS encoding helix-turn-helix domain-containing protein, with translation MSGTAGGASRPADPCQAREVLGIVGDKWSLLVVRHLSQGPRRFTELKRAVDGISQRMLTVTLRGLERDGILTRTVLNVMPPHVSYELTPMGRTLREATAPLLEWSTTHLKHIDAARAVYDARPDTPPG, from the coding sequence ATGAGCGGCACAGCGGGCGGCGCGTCGCGGCCGGCGGACCCGTGCCAGGCCCGTGAAGTGCTCGGCATCGTCGGCGACAAGTGGTCGCTGCTGGTCGTGCGCCACCTCAGCCAGGGCCCACGCCGCTTCACCGAACTCAAGCGGGCCGTCGACGGGATCAGTCAGCGCATGCTCACCGTCACCCTGCGCGGCCTGGAACGCGATGGGATCCTGACCCGGACCGTCCTCAACGTCATGCCGCCGCACGTCAGTTACGAGCTCACTCCGATGGGCAGGACCCTCCGCGAAGCCACCGCTCCCCTGCTGGAGTGGAGCACCACGCACCTGAAGCACATCGACGCCGCCCGCGCCGTGTACGACGCCCGCCCCGACACCCCGCCCGGCTGA
- a CDS encoding alpha/beta fold hydrolase, producing the protein MSTFLLVHGAWHSGRCWERVVPLLESAGHRVFAPSLTGYGDKAHLLGPGVGLDTHVEDVLKLIHEEDLTEVVLVGHSYAGLVVSSVANEVPERIAHLVYLDAMVPEHGETAVDVQPMTQNLIDLATKSDNGWRVPPLPEMPPPLGLFGVTDPADIAWLSATLSDQPVRCLQQPVRMDNPALDSVPRTHIHCVGAEPAGIVRRPVPATQPNGSPARIRELRTGHDCMITMPSDLSELLLESTLR; encoded by the coding sequence ATGTCAACTTTTCTGCTGGTACATGGTGCCTGGCACAGCGGTCGCTGCTGGGAGCGGGTGGTCCCGCTGCTGGAGTCGGCCGGACACCGCGTGTTCGCGCCCTCGCTGACCGGCTACGGCGACAAGGCCCACCTGCTCGGCCCCGGGGTGGGGCTCGACACACACGTCGAGGACGTGCTGAAGCTGATCCACGAGGAGGACCTGACCGAGGTGGTGCTCGTGGGTCACAGCTACGCGGGGCTGGTCGTCTCCTCCGTGGCCAACGAGGTACCGGAACGGATCGCGCATCTCGTGTACCTGGACGCGATGGTCCCGGAGCACGGCGAGACCGCCGTCGACGTACAGCCCATGACCCAGAACCTGATCGACCTGGCCACCAAGTCCGACAACGGCTGGCGCGTCCCGCCGCTGCCCGAGATGCCCCCGCCCCTCGGTCTGTTCGGGGTCACCGACCCGGCGGACATCGCATGGCTGAGTGCGACGCTCTCCGACCAGCCGGTGCGCTGCTTGCAGCAACCGGTCCGGATGGACAACCCCGCCCTGGACTCGGTTCCCCGCACGCACATCCACTGCGTCGGCGCAGAGCCGGCAGGCATCGTGCGGCGGCCCGTCCCCGCGACCCAGCCCAACGGCTCTCCGGCACGGATACGGGAACTGCGGACCGGACACGACTGCATGATCACCATGCCGTCGGACCTGAGCGAACTACTGCTTGAATCCACCCTTCGGTAG
- a CDS encoding DNA-binding protein: MSEHIETVVPDSEGRSAWIAQDRKLLAILQVFHDMGVDLVIGANTIVEVTHARTNMPRLNWALSRIKVEPVTEQAAKAAAELLKGAGLHGHKYAIDATVPEVALRQPKPVALLTSDSDDMTKLCGSQVRIIPL, encoded by the coding sequence GTGAGTGAGCACATCGAGACCGTTGTCCCGGACTCGGAAGGGCGCTCCGCCTGGATCGCGCAGGACCGCAAGCTCCTCGCGATTCTGCAGGTCTTCCACGACATGGGGGTCGACCTGGTGATCGGGGCGAACACCATCGTTGAAGTCACCCACGCCCGTACCAACATGCCTCGCCTCAACTGGGCCTTGTCCCGCATCAAGGTGGAGCCGGTCACCGAGCAGGCGGCGAAAGCGGCGGCTGAGCTCCTCAAAGGCGCCGGGCTGCACGGACACAAGTACGCCATCGACGCCACGGTCCCCGAGGTCGCGCTCCGCCAGCCGAAACCCGTCGCCCTGCTGACCTCCGACAGCGACGACATGACCAAGCTCTGCGGCAGCCAGGTCCGCATCATCCCTCTCTGA
- a CDS encoding thioredoxin domain-containing protein, protein MKVKRGIQGPVIAAILGLFLLACGVRSGHATDADIPESLGADGTTIVVGDEDAGTTVQLFEDLRCPACQEFETQGAGVELHELTQSGSVQVHYTLASFLDGKLGGNGSKKAVNALRAALAEGRFVEFHQVLYANQPDEAVDGFTNDFLLKMASRVEGLRGPGFDGAVRTMKYQTFVDASESAFQNSSARGTPTLKVSGVERPEFENGYLADYIEKPSWISRL, encoded by the coding sequence ATGAAGGTGAAGCGCGGGATTCAGGGACCGGTGATCGCCGCCATCCTTGGGCTGTTCCTTCTGGCCTGTGGGGTGCGTTCTGGTCATGCCACCGACGCTGACATACCCGAGTCTCTGGGCGCGGACGGGACGACGATCGTGGTCGGTGATGAGGACGCGGGTACCACCGTCCAGCTCTTTGAGGATCTGCGCTGCCCTGCCTGTCAGGAGTTCGAGACACAGGGCGCCGGGGTTGAGCTGCACGAACTGACTCAGAGCGGTTCAGTGCAGGTCCACTACACACTCGCGTCCTTCCTCGACGGCAAGTTGGGCGGCAACGGCTCGAAAAAAGCTGTGAACGCGTTGCGCGCCGCACTGGCAGAGGGCCGGTTCGTTGAGTTTCACCAGGTCCTCTACGCAAACCAGCCGGATGAAGCAGTCGATGGCTTTACCAACGATTTCCTCCTGAAGATGGCGTCCCGCGTCGAGGGTCTGCGCGGGCCAGGCTTCGATGGTGCGGTCCGAACGATGAAGTACCAAACCTTCGTCGACGCATCCGAGAGCGCCTTCCAGAACTCCAGTGCCAGAGGTACGCCGACACTCAAGGTCAGTGGAGTGGAACGGCCGGAGTTCGAGAACGGCTACCTCGCCGACTACATCGAGAAGCCCTCCTGGATCTCAAGGCTTTAA
- a CDS encoding putative T7SS-secreted protein: MGIGDIVSDLTPDVVEDAVEDGTKWVGDRVEDVGNWTADRLDDVGWESGADWVREQSRSVANRMGAEVDEMDLGQTEDKTKLIYGSPSGLRSSAAHLKALQGAFDKVGGGLKGLDASTLKGKTADAFRDSVSIEPPKWFKAADAFEKAAGALESFAGTVQWAQGQAQLAIDQWKAGTKASEEAMDAHKDRCDTYNKAVDKYNALPSDKRDPAMLPPRPGEFKDPGKAQMEEAQQLLTEARKQRNTAGETARTLVTAARDTAPKKPTYAEQAVSGVSEFNLAGTHFVGGIAKGTAGMLNFVRSVNPMDAYNLTHPAEYALSLNNTAAGLVQVANDPAGAGKQMVTEFMKDPAEGLGRLVPDLVLTAATGGGGAAVKGARTAKELADLAQDANKARRLVDDAPRGTHDRPDAKRPTGGTDPVDLASGRMFLPQTDVVLPGVLPLAFTRRTESGYTAGRFFGPSWSSTVDERLEIDANGVIHVTDDGRLITYPHPAPGLPTRPETGTSHTVLNRDQTGDYTITDPDTGLIRHFDAPRGAEPGEDGLAWLAEISDRNDNTIAFDRTDDGTPLALVHSAGHHLTLTVVENRVTCLALEAHGVVHSVRNYSYTNGNLATVTRPSGGTITFEYDNRRRLTMWIDSNNRSYEYAYDNQDRVSAEGGGAGHLQVSLAYGEPDSTTGHRTTTLTTPDGRTTCYLIDDGCRVLAITDPLGHRTGFSYDAWGNQLTRTDPLGRTTTFRYDEDGRLAHVILADGSQFHTTHTALARPTAFSGPDESCWHQEFDEHGNRTALTDPAGHTTYYAYDARGHLTSVTDALGGVTRVHCDSAGLPLEVADPLNGTTQYRRDAFGRPVLITDPLGLPTILEWTVDGQLAKRTGPDGNTESWNWDGEGNLIGHTDAMGRTTAFEYADFDLLAARVEPDGRRHEFTHDSQLRLTEVVNPQGQTWSYVYDHAGRLVSEEDFDDRTLTYTIDQAGQMTARTTPLGETITYERDELGRMTHRDAAGEVTAFAYDQAGRLSHAVGPGSEVAYSYDRCGRVKTELADGHVTTYAYDALGRRTQRTTPSGQVTTYSYDAVSRATGLTAGRHRIAFTHDAAGRERIRSVGDNLTLAFAWDEAGRLSSQHLASGARTLNRRSYTYQEDGYLTGWHDALRGPSRFELDTSGQVTAVTATDWAESYAYDALGNQTFADWPEHHAGNDTSGERLYTGTRVLRAGRNRYEHDAAGRMVARTKTRLSKKPATWHYTYNASNQLTAVTTPDGVRWRYRYDPLGRRTRKERIADDGVTVAEQTTFTWDGTVLVEQTTVQSGRLPFPVTLTWDHRGLTPVSQTERRIDTASQLEVDERFFAIATDLVGAPTELVDEQGHIAWYSRSTLWGTTTWNSGASTYTPLRFPGQYYDPETGLNYNHHRYYDPQTARYLTPDPLGLSPAPNPTAYVHNPHTWSDPLGLSPYRPGPPQGVSQESFDEAARMLREGAGHYGDDMVVQGSRAGGTARPTSDIDFAIRVDSGKFDELIGERFGKPNPESAKERTMLHAMETGKIQAGEAGLRGLRKALEAQLGMEVDLSIIRRGGPFDNPPFIRVP, from the coding sequence ATGGGCATCGGGGACATTGTCAGCGACCTCACTCCGGACGTCGTTGAGGACGCGGTCGAGGACGGGACCAAGTGGGTCGGCGACCGGGTCGAGGACGTCGGGAACTGGACGGCCGACCGGCTGGATGACGTCGGCTGGGAGTCCGGTGCGGACTGGGTGCGAGAACAGTCGCGTTCGGTCGCCAACCGGATGGGCGCCGAGGTCGACGAGATGGACCTCGGGCAGACCGAGGACAAGACGAAGCTGATCTACGGCAGCCCCTCCGGGCTCCGCTCCTCCGCCGCCCACCTCAAAGCACTCCAGGGCGCGTTCGACAAGGTCGGCGGAGGACTCAAAGGGCTCGACGCCTCCACACTCAAGGGCAAGACCGCGGACGCTTTCCGGGACTCGGTATCCATCGAGCCGCCGAAGTGGTTCAAAGCCGCCGACGCCTTCGAGAAGGCCGCAGGCGCACTGGAGTCGTTCGCCGGAACGGTCCAATGGGCCCAGGGCCAGGCCCAGCTGGCGATCGACCAGTGGAAGGCGGGCACCAAGGCGTCCGAGGAGGCCATGGACGCCCACAAGGACCGGTGCGACACCTACAACAAGGCCGTCGACAAGTACAACGCCCTCCCCTCCGACAAACGCGACCCGGCCATGCTGCCCCCGCGCCCCGGGGAGTTCAAGGACCCCGGCAAGGCCCAGATGGAAGAAGCACAGCAGCTCCTCACCGAGGCCAGAAAACAGCGCAACACCGCCGGCGAGACCGCCCGCACCCTGGTGACGGCCGCCCGGGACACCGCACCGAAGAAACCCACCTACGCCGAGCAGGCCGTGAGCGGAGTCTCCGAGTTCAACTTGGCGGGCACCCACTTCGTCGGCGGGATCGCCAAGGGCACCGCCGGAATGCTCAACTTCGTGCGCAGCGTCAACCCGATGGACGCGTACAACCTCACCCACCCCGCCGAGTACGCCCTCTCGCTGAACAACACCGCCGCCGGACTCGTCCAGGTCGCCAACGACCCTGCGGGCGCAGGCAAGCAGATGGTCACCGAGTTCATGAAGGACCCGGCCGAAGGGCTCGGCCGCCTCGTCCCCGACCTCGTCCTCACCGCCGCCACCGGAGGCGGCGGAGCTGCGGTCAAGGGCGCCAGAACCGCCAAGGAACTCGCAGACCTCGCACAGGACGCGAACAAGGCCCGCCGCCTGGTGGACGACGCCCCCCGAGGCACCCACGACCGCCCCGACGCCAAACGCCCCACCGGTGGCACCGACCCCGTCGACCTCGCCTCCGGCCGCATGTTCCTGCCCCAGACAGATGTCGTCCTGCCCGGCGTACTGCCGCTCGCCTTCACCCGGCGCACCGAATCCGGTTACACAGCGGGCCGCTTCTTCGGACCCTCCTGGTCCTCCACCGTCGACGAACGCCTGGAGATCGACGCCAACGGCGTCATCCACGTCACCGACGACGGCCGCCTCATCACCTACCCCCACCCCGCACCCGGCCTGCCCACCCGCCCCGAGACCGGTACCTCACACACCGTCCTCAACCGTGACCAGACCGGCGACTACACCATCACCGACCCAGACACCGGCCTCATACGCCACTTCGACGCCCCACGTGGGGCGGAACCAGGAGAAGACGGTCTCGCCTGGCTCGCCGAAATCAGCGACCGCAATGACAACACCATCGCCTTCGACCGCACCGACGACGGCACGCCCCTGGCCCTGGTCCACTCTGCCGGCCACCACCTCACCCTGACAGTGGTGGAGAACCGCGTCACTTGCCTGGCACTCGAAGCTCACGGCGTCGTCCACTCCGTGAGGAACTACAGCTATACGAATGGCAACCTCGCCACCGTCACCAGGCCGTCCGGCGGAACTATCACCTTCGAGTACGACAACCGCCGGCGCCTCACCATGTGGATCGACTCCAACAACCGCAGCTACGAATACGCCTACGACAATCAGGACCGAGTGTCAGCCGAAGGCGGTGGAGCTGGCCATCTGCAAGTCAGCCTCGCATACGGCGAACCGGACTCCACCACCGGCCACCGCACGACAACATTGACCACCCCGGACGGTCGCACCACCTGCTACCTGATCGACGACGGGTGCCGAGTTCTGGCCATAACGGACCCACTGGGCCACAGAACCGGCTTCAGCTACGACGCCTGGGGCAATCAGCTCACCCGCACCGACCCGCTCGGGCGCACCACCACCTTCAGGTACGACGAGGACGGACGACTGGCTCACGTGATCCTCGCCGACGGCAGCCAATTCCACACTACGCACACCGCATTGGCGAGACCGACGGCGTTTTCCGGGCCGGACGAATCCTGTTGGCACCAGGAGTTCGACGAGCACGGCAACCGGACAGCACTCACCGACCCGGCCGGCCACACCACGTACTACGCCTACGACGCCCGCGGCCATCTCACCTCCGTCACCGACGCACTCGGTGGCGTGACCAGAGTCCACTGCGATTCTGCCGGGCTTCCGCTTGAGGTAGCCGACCCGCTTAACGGCACCACCCAGTACCGGCGCGACGCCTTCGGTCGCCCTGTTCTCATCACAGACCCGCTGGGGTTGCCCACCATCCTCGAGTGGACCGTCGACGGCCAGCTCGCCAAACGCACGGGCCCGGACGGCAACACGGAATCATGGAACTGGGACGGCGAAGGCAACCTCATCGGTCACACCGATGCGATGGGCCGGACCACAGCTTTCGAGTACGCCGACTTCGACCTTCTGGCAGCCCGTGTCGAACCCGACGGCCGCCGTCACGAGTTCACCCACGACTCGCAGTTACGCCTCACTGAGGTCGTCAACCCTCAAGGCCAAACATGGTCCTACGTCTACGACCACGCAGGCCGTCTTGTCTCCGAGGAGGACTTCGACGACCGCACGCTCACTTACACCATTGATCAAGCCGGACAGATGACGGCCCGGACAACACCGTTGGGCGAGACCATCACGTACGAGCGTGACGAGCTCGGACGAATGACTCACAGAGACGCCGCAGGCGAAGTGACAGCGTTCGCCTACGACCAGGCCGGGCGGCTTAGCCACGCGGTCGGCCCAGGCAGCGAGGTGGCCTACAGTTACGATCGTTGTGGCCGGGTCAAGACAGAGCTCGCCGACGGACACGTCACCACGTACGCGTACGACGCTCTAGGCCGCCGCACTCAACGCACAACACCTAGCGGCCAGGTGACCACCTACTCGTACGACGCCGTCAGCCGCGCCACCGGCCTGACCGCCGGCAGACACCGCATCGCCTTCACACACGACGCGGCCGGCCGTGAACGGATACGCTCCGTCGGCGACAACCTCACTCTGGCCTTTGCCTGGGACGAAGCTGGTCGCCTCTCCTCCCAGCATCTCGCCAGTGGCGCGCGCACACTGAATCGCCGCTCCTACACGTACCAAGAAGACGGCTATCTCACGGGATGGCACGACGCACTCCGCGGTCCGTCTCGCTTTGAACTCGACACTTCAGGCCAGGTCACTGCGGTCACCGCCACCGACTGGGCCGAAAGCTACGCCTACGATGCTCTGGGCAACCAAACGTTCGCTGACTGGCCCGAACACCACGCGGGAAACGACACATCAGGTGAGCGCCTATACACCGGCACCCGGGTCCTGCGAGCCGGCCGCAACCGATACGAGCACGACGCTGCGGGCCGCATGGTGGCGCGTACCAAAACCCGCTTGTCCAAGAAACCCGCCACCTGGCACTACACCTACAACGCCAGCAACCAGCTCACTGCCGTAACGACCCCTGACGGCGTCAGGTGGCGCTATCGCTACGACCCTCTCGGCCGCCGCACCCGAAAGGAACGCATCGCTGACGACGGCGTCACGGTAGCCGAACAAACCACCTTTACCTGGGACGGAACCGTCCTGGTCGAGCAGACCACCGTCCAGTCCGGCCGACTGCCATTTCCAGTGACTTTAACCTGGGACCACCGAGGGCTGACTCCAGTCAGTCAGACGGAACGACGAATCGATACCGCTTCTCAACTTGAAGTGGACGAACGCTTTTTCGCGATCGCCACCGACTTAGTCGGAGCTCCCACCGAACTTGTCGATGAGCAGGGACACATCGCCTGGTATTCCCGCAGCACCCTTTGGGGGACCACGACTTGGAACTCCGGGGCCTCCACCTACACCCCACTCAGATTCCCAGGCCAGTACTATGATCCCGAAACCGGCCTCAACTACAATCACCACCGGTACTACGACCCTCAGACGGCCCGATACCTTACTCCCGACCCTCTGGGGCTGTCCCCCGCCCCCAATCCGACAGCATATGTCCACAACCCCCACACCTGGAGCGACCCCCTTGGCCTGTCGCCCTATCGGCCGGGTCCGCCGCAAGGCGTCTCCCAAGAGTCCTTTGACGAGGCCGCCAGGATGTTGCGTGAGGGGGCGGGTCACTACGGCGATGACATGGTCGTCCAAGGCAGCCGAGCCGGCGGAACAGCCCGTCCGACGTCTGACATCGACTTCGCGATCCGCGTCGACTCCGGCAAGTTCGACGAACTGATCGGGGAACGCTTCGGCAAGCCCAACCCCGAAAGCGCTAAGGAGCGAACAATGTTGCACGCCATGGAAACCGGGAAGATCCAAGCAGGAGAAGCCGGCCTGCGCGGCTTGCGAAAGGCGCTGGAAGCACAACTGGGGATGGAGGTCGACCTGTCTATCATTCGCAGGGGCGGACCATTTGACAACCCTCCCTTCATTCGGGTCCCGTGA
- the dcd gene encoding dCTP deaminase has product MLLSDKDIRAEIDAGRVRIDPFDTSMVQPSSIDVRLDRYFRVFENHRYPHIDPAVEQVDLTRTVEPDGDEAFILHPGEFVLASTYEVISLPDDLASRLEGKSSLGRLGLVTHSTAGFIDPGFSGHVTLELSNLATLPIKLWPGMKIGQLCMFRLTSPSEFPYGSERYGSRYQGQRGPTASRSFMNFHRTQV; this is encoded by the coding sequence GTGCTTCTCTCAGACAAGGACATCCGGGCCGAGATCGACGCCGGACGCGTACGTATTGATCCGTTCGATACGTCGATGGTGCAGCCGTCGAGCATCGATGTGCGGCTCGACCGCTATTTCCGGGTGTTCGAGAACCACCGCTACCCGCATATCGATCCGGCCGTCGAGCAGGTCGATCTCACCCGCACCGTCGAGCCGGACGGGGACGAGGCGTTCATCCTCCACCCCGGTGAGTTCGTGCTCGCCTCGACGTACGAGGTCATCTCGCTGCCCGACGATCTCGCGTCGCGGCTGGAGGGCAAGAGCTCGCTCGGCCGGCTCGGGCTGGTGACGCATTCGACGGCCGGGTTCATCGACCCGGGGTTCTCCGGGCACGTGACGCTGGAGCTGTCGAACCTGGCGACGCTGCCGATAAAGCTCTGGCCCGGGATGAAGATCGGCCAGCTGTGCATGTTCCGGCTGACCTCTCCGTCGGAGTTTCCGTACGGCTCCGAGCGGTACGGGTCGCGATACCAGGGGCAGCGCGGTCCGACCGCATCGCGGTCCTTCATGAATTTCCACCGGACGCAGGTGTGA
- a CDS encoding phosphoribosyltransferase translates to MGDDVRENLTYDGFGRAVRELAQAVADDGYEPDVVLSIARGGVFVAGGLAYALDCKNIHLVNVEFYTGVGTTLEMPVMLAPVPNAIDFSDKKVLIADDVADTGKTLKLVRDFCIDHVAEVRSAVIYEKSHSLVKCEYVWKKTDRWINFPWSVEKPVVRRSGQVLDA, encoded by the coding sequence ATGGGCGATGACGTGCGGGAGAACCTGACGTACGACGGCTTCGGGCGCGCCGTGCGGGAGCTGGCGCAGGCCGTGGCCGATGACGGGTACGAGCCGGATGTGGTGCTGAGCATCGCGCGTGGCGGGGTTTTCGTCGCGGGCGGCCTGGCGTACGCGCTGGACTGCAAGAACATCCACCTGGTCAACGTGGAGTTCTACACCGGGGTGGGCACCACCTTGGAGATGCCCGTCATGCTGGCACCGGTGCCGAACGCCATCGATTTCTCGGACAAGAAGGTCCTGATCGCCGACGATGTCGCCGACACCGGGAAGACCCTGAAGCTGGTCCGTGACTTCTGTATCGATCACGTCGCCGAGGTGCGGTCCGCCGTCATCTACGAGAAGTCGCATTCGCTGGTGAAGTGCGAGTACGTGTGGAAGAAGACCGATCGCTGGATCAACTTCCCGTGGAGTGTGGAGAAGCCCGTCGTGCGGCGCAGCGGGCAGGTTCTCGACGCCTGA